A single region of the Cyclopterus lumpus isolate fCycLum1 chromosome 16, fCycLum1.pri, whole genome shotgun sequence genome encodes:
- the LOC117745303 gene encoding free fatty acid receptor 2 produces MQECHTGLCMSVYIITFVLGFPANVLAFYTFCKKVKQKPTPIDILLLNLTISDLLFLAFLPFKMQEVMNNMLWDMPYPLCPLSGFVFYMTIYNSTFFLTAVSVERYLGVAFPIQHTLKRRPVYAVAASIFFWIFSFIHLSIVFIVPFISADNSPNATSGHNVSTAGGEQREVCYENFTQAQLKVLLPVRLELCVVLFCIPFLISSFCYINFIRILSKLQHIDRRRRLRAIGMALGTLLVYALCFGPYNVSHIVGYIMWKSPDWRNKALLFSTFNACLDPLIFYFSSSAVRKTVGSLMEGVRSRLNRCMSCHMRWALCGGINKTAIDKEHKQDEINAI; encoded by the coding sequence ATGCAGGAGTGCCACACTGGACTATGTATGTCTGTCTACATCATCACCTTTGTGCTGGGGTTCCCGGCCAACGTCCTCGCCTTCTACACCTTCTGCAAGAAAGTGAAGCAGAAACCCACGCCGATCGACATCCTGCTCCTTAACCTAACCATCTCCGATCTCCTCTTCCTTGCCTTCCTGCCCTTCAAGATgcaggaagtgatgaacaacaTGCTGTGGGACATGCCCTACCCCCTCTGCCCGCTGTCTGGCTTCGTCTTCTACATGACCATCTACAACAGCACCTTCTTCCTCACTGCGGTCAGCGTGGAGCGCTACCTCGGCGTGGCTTTCCCCATCCAGCACACCCTGAAGAGGCGACCAGTGTACGCCGTCGCCGCCAGCATCTTCTTCTGGATTTTCTCCTTCATCCACCTCAGCATTGTATTCATCGTGCCCTTTATTAGCGCTGACAACTCCCCAAATGCCACCTCAGGCCACAATGTCTCCACCGCTGGTGGCGAACAGAGGGAAGTGTGCTATGAGAATTTCACACAGGCTCAGCTGAAGGTCCTCCTTCCTGTGCGCCTGGAGCTCTGCGTGGTACTTTTCTGCATCCCCTTTTTGATTAGCAGTTTCTGCTACATCAACTTCATCAGGATTCTGTCCAAGCTGCAGCACATTgaccggcggcggcggctccgGGCCATTGGCATGGCTTTGGGAACACTGCTGGTGTACGCTTTGTGTTTTGGGCCCTATAACGTCTCGCACATTGTCGGTTATATTATGTGGAAAAGTCCCGACTGGAGAAACAAAGCCCTGCTGTTCAGCACCTTTAACGCTTGTCTAGACCCtcttattttctatttctcctcctctgctgtgagAAAGACTGTGGGTAGTCTGATGGAAGGGGTTAGGAGTCGCCTTAACAGGTGCATGTCCTGTCACATGCGCTGGGCCTTGTGTGGAGGGATTAACAAGACTGCAATAGATAAGGAACACAAACAAGACGAGATCAATGCTATCTGA